TGAGCAGGTGGACAAGCTGCTGTCGGCCCCGGATTCCGGCACCCCTCAGGGGGCCCGGGACAAAGCAATGCTGGAGCTGCTATATGCTTCAGGTATTAAGGTGTCGGAATTGGTGAATTTGAATACGCATGACATAAATATGGAGATGCGATTTCTTCGCTGTGCCGTTTCCGGAGGGAAGGAGCGAATTCTTCCAATTACCCAGATCGCAGCCGAGAGCGTGGCTATTTATATGCAAGACATGCGGGACAAGCTGATTCGTGATGCGGATGAGGATGCATTATTCCTGAATTCACTCGGTACGCGCTTGACACGGCAGGGATTTTGGAAAATCATTAAAAAGTATGGCAAATTGGCCGATATCGATGAGGAGATCACGCCGCATACCCTTCGCCATTCGTTTGCCATTCATTTGCTGCAGAACGGCGCCGACTTGCGTTCGGTTCAGGAGATGCTGGGTCACTCGGCATTATCCACCACCGGCATGTATCAATCCACCAAGAAAAGCATGAAGGAAGTATATGATCATTTTCACCCGAGATCTTAGCGAGACCTGCTCGACTAAGATCTACAACTTATTCTCAGTTAGGAGAGGTATGAACATGAGTTCAATTCATCAGGAAAGCATTAAGGAAGCAGCGGCATACATACGCGGGCAGAAGGGTGTCGAGCCCCAGGTCGGCCTGATTTTGGGTTCAGGACTCGGCGTGCTGGCAGAATTAATTGAGAACCCGGTCTCCATCCCGTACACGGACATTCCTCATTTTCCCGTGTCCACAGTAGAAGGCCATGAAGGAGAACTGCTGCTGGGTACGATTCACGATCGACCTGTCGTTCTGATGAAGGGCCGTTTCCATATGTATGAAGGCTATGGTCCGGAAGTGACGGCTTTCCCAGTGCGCGTCATGAAAGAGCTGGGTGTGAAAAGTCTGCTGGTTACCAATGCGGCGGGCGGCATCAACACGTCCTTCGAGCCGGGTGACCTCATGCTGATCTCCGATCATCTGAACATGACAGGCACCAACCCGCTGATCGGGCCGAATGATCCGGAGCTTGGCGTTCGGTTCCCGGACATGTCCCAGGCTTACAGCCGTCAGCTTCGCCAATTGGCAAAAGAAGTCGCGGTGGGTCAGGGCATTGCGCTGAGAGAAGGGGTCTATGCAGGTTTGCTCGGACCAACCTATGAAACGCCTGCCGAGATCGTCATGCTGCGTACGCTCGGTGCGGATGCGGTAGGCATGTCCACGGTGTCTGAGGTCATTGTGGCCAGACATGCCGGTCTTGAAGTGCTGGGCATCTCCTGCATCAGCAACATGGCAGCCGGAATATTGGATCAGCCGCTATCCCATGACGAGGTTATGGAGACCGCCGAGAAGGTCCGGGAGAAATTCCTTGCGCTTGTCATGGCCATTATTCCAAAAATGTAATAACCCATTTTAGCAAGGGGCTGGGCTCCGGCGGATTTATATCTGCCGAGCCCAGCTTTTTTGCTATAAGTTTTCAGCGAAGCTGAACCATTCTGTATTCGCATTTATACGTGTTTGGGGTCCCCGCAAAGGATTTGGAATAAGCATCGAAGCATAGGCTCCACTTTGTGGGGTTATTCTGTGTTCCTTTAAGATCAAGGTGATAATATTTCCGTAAAATACTGGAATAATTTGTTTTCATCCTGACGACAATGAATAGCAGACCCGTTATTTTTCGGGATGCCATTACGAATGTCAGGAGGGGATGGAAGTGAAAAAAGCGTTAATCGCTGGATTGCTGGTTCTATTTGTAGGGTTGTCCAGTGCGGCTGTACCAAGTTATGCAGAAGAAAAAAGCAAACCCGGCGAAGGATCATCTCAAGAGGAACTGGCACCAGGTGCTCGTTCTGCTATATTGCTGGATGCGGATACCGGAACCATTATTTACGAGAAAAACAGCCATGATAAGCTGCCTCCGGCGAGCATCACCAAGATCATGACGATGCTGCTTACGATGGAGGCCATCGATGAAGGACAATTGCAGTGGACGGATAAAGTGCGTACCAGCGAATATGCGGCCTCCATGGGCGGGTCGCAGATCTTTCTTGAGCCCGGCGAAGAGATGACGGTGGATGAGATGCTCAAAGGCATAGCCATGGCATCAGGCAATGATGCCTCCGTCGCGGTGGCGGAGAAAATTGCCGGCTCAGAGGAAGCGTTTGTGAAGCTGATGAACGAGAAAGCGGCCGAGCTGGGAATGAAGGATACACATTTTGTGAACTGCAACGGACTTCCTGCAGAGAATCACTATACTTCGGCCCACGACATTGCGGTCATGAGCCGGGAGCTGCTGAAATATGACC
This Paenibacillus sp. JZ16 DNA region includes the following protein-coding sequences:
- a CDS encoding site-specific tyrosine recombinase; translated protein: MKQYLDEYVTYLEDVKGLSRSTIESYRADLLGFIAFAEERDVIHPQEVTRTMLGLYMGRLRQQGKAASSQLRCTASLRSFFQYLVRQAVIGQDPTQLLDNPKPERKPPKSLTIEQVDKLLSAPDSGTPQGARDKAMLELLYASGIKVSELVNLNTHDINMEMRFLRCAVSGGKERILPITQIAAESVAIYMQDMRDKLIRDADEDALFLNSLGTRLTRQGFWKIIKKYGKLADIDEEITPHTLRHSFAIHLLQNGADLRSVQEMLGHSALSTTGMYQSTKKSMKEVYDHFHPRS
- a CDS encoding purine-nucleoside phosphorylase, with protein sequence MSSIHQESIKEAAAYIRGQKGVEPQVGLILGSGLGVLAELIENPVSIPYTDIPHFPVSTVEGHEGELLLGTIHDRPVVLMKGRFHMYEGYGPEVTAFPVRVMKELGVKSLLVTNAAGGINTSFEPGDLMLISDHLNMTGTNPLIGPNDPELGVRFPDMSQAYSRQLRQLAKEVAVGQGIALREGVYAGLLGPTYETPAEIVMLRTLGADAVGMSTVSEVIVARHAGLEVLGISCISNMAAGILDQPLSHDEVMETAEKVREKFLALVMAIIPKM